The genomic segment TGAAAAGAATATTTGATTTTGATTTGATTAGTTCCTATATCAACAATGATTTTCCGATCGTTTTTGATGCATTAAATGCTGTTACAGGTCCATATGCAAAGCGTCTTTTTGTTGATCATTTAGGAGCTACTGCAGAAACAGTAAGAAATGGAATACCTTTGGAAGATTTTGGAGGTCTTCATCCTGATCCAAATTTGACTTATGCAAAAGATCTTGCTGATTTGCTTTTAAAAGGGAATCTATTTTCCTTCGGAGCAGCTTGTGATGGGGATGGGGATAGAAATATGATTTTAGGACGTGGTTGCTTTGTAAATCCTAGTGATAGCCTTGCAATCTTGGCTGCTAATTACGATTGTGTACCAGGCTATGCCAAAGGTTTATCGGGTGTGGCTCGTTCCATGCCTACGAGCTCAGCGGTGGATGTTGTGGCAAAACATTTAGGGATAAATTGCTTTGAAACGCCTACTGGCTGGAAATTCTTTGGCAATCTCTTGGACGCTAATCAAATCACTCTGTGTGGAGAGGAGAGCTTTGGTACTGGAAGTGATCATGTAAGAGAGAAAGATGGATTGTGGGCTGTTCTTTTTTGGTTGCAGATACTTGCGTCAAAGAAAAAGTCTGTTTCTGAGATAATGAAAAATCATTGGCTATTTTTTGGTCGCCATTACTATTCTCGACATGACTATGAATCTATTCCAACTGAAGTTGCAAATTCTCTTTATTCAAGATTGAGCAATATGCTTCCCACTTTGATAGATGAATCTTTTGCTGGAAGGACGATTAAAAATGCTGATGATTTTAGCTACACAGATCCAGTTGATAGTTCAATTACGCTGAATCAAGGTTTAAGAATTTTATTAGATGATGGTAGTCGAGTGTTAGTTAGACTTTCGGGTACGGGCACTCAAGGAGCCACGTTGAGAGTTTACTTTGAAAGCTTTGTTCCAAGTGATGGTGATATCACTCAAGACCCTCAGTTAGCTTTGGATCCCTTAATTAAAAGTATTGATTCTCTAGCCGAGATTTCAAAACGAACTGGGATGTCCGCTCCGACAGTTATTACGTAGATCAAAAATTTTCAATTTGAAATCATCAAAACAACTTTATAAGTTTTTTTTTGCTTTTAGAGTATCAAAAATGTTCATTTATTAGTTTTGTCCAAAGATCTGTTTGCTTTTAATGGTGAACAGCTAATTCAGAATAATGCTCCTTTAGCTGATCGCTTACGGCCTCAAACACTGGATGAATTTGTTGGCCAAGATCACATTCTTGCTCAAGGACGTTTATTGAGACGTTCAATTGTTGCTGACAAAGTAGGCAATTTATTGCTTTATGGACCCCCTGGAGTTGGTAAGACTACTTTGGCTAGGATTATCGCCTTAAATACCTTATCTCACTTTAGTGTCGTTAACGCAGCACTGGCTGGCATCAAGGATTTGAGATCTGAGATAGAGTCGGCAATCGACAGATTAAATAAATTTGGTAAACGCACAATTTTATTTATTGATGAGGTTCATAGATTTAATACTGCTCAACAAGATGCCTTATTACCTTGGGTTGAAAATGGAACTTTGACCCTTATTGGTGCCACAACGGAAAACCCATATTTTGAAGTAAATAAAGCGTTGGTAAGTAGATCTAGATTATTTCGTTTAAATAGTTTGAATTCAAAAGCATTACATCAATTGCTGCAACGAGCTTTGAATGATAAGAAGAGGGGATATGGGTTGAAATTAATCAATTTAGCTAGTGAAGCTGAGGATCATTTGGTTGATGTATGTAATGGCGATGCACGCGTTCTGCTTAATGCGCTGGAACTTGCTGTAGAGAGCACTATTGCAAATCAAGATACTTCAATCAATATTGATCTCAAGATTGCTGAGGATTCAATTCAAGAACGAGCGGTTTTATACGACAAAAAAGGTGATGCTCATTTTGATACTATTAGCGCTTTTATTAAGTCATTAAGAGGCTCGGATCCTGATGCGGCATTGTTTTGGCTTGCTCGAATGTTGGAGGCTGGAGAAAGTCCACGATTCATTTTTAGACGTATGCTCATCGCAGCAGGAGAAGATATTGGTCTTGCTGATCCCAATGCAATTGTCATAGTTGAGTCATGCGCTGCGGCTTTTGATCGAATAGGTTTGCCAGAGGGTGTTTACCCACTGGCTCAGGCAACCTTGTACTTGGCTTCAACTGAGAAAAGCAATAGTGTTAAGGCTATTTTTAAGGCAGTTCAGAAAGTTAAAGATTCCCAAAAGCAAAATGTTCCATCTCATCTTAAAGATCCAAATCGAGATCAAGAATCTTTTGGAGATGGCATGGGTTACAGGTATCCACATTCATTTTCAAAAAATTGGGTTCCACAGCAATATTTGCCAGACACTTTGCTAAACGAGATTTTTTGGGAGCCAACTGAACATGGATGGGAAGGGCAAAGACGATCTCTTTTGAATGAGAGAAGATCTCAACAGTTAGCTTCATTAATTGAAGTTGAGCAACAAAATCCTTTAACTATTACATCTGGCAAAGTTGATAATGATTTGGATAAATGGTTATCTCGCCAAGTTTTGCAGGAGGGGGAACGATTAAAACATTTGATGACTAAATTATGGTCCGGCATTACTTGGAAAAAAAATCATAGGGTTTTAGTTTTAGCGCCTAGTTCTTTGCTTTGGTCTTTAAAGCCTTTAAGAGAGGCATCTGAAGGGGGCGTTGTTTTGGCTGTATCAGAGGATAATCATCCCAAGTTATTAGCTGAATTAGAAGTTTTAGCGCCTATGGAGCGACCTGTCTTAATTGATTCAAAAGTTGAATCAATTAAAAAATTAGAAGACAATCTCAAATTTGAGCTAATTGGAGGAAGGATTCCTTGGAAAGTTTTTTCTGCAACAAATTTTTTTGAATTGTGGCCGATTCTTACTGAAAAATGTACGGAGAATACAGAATTAAGTTTGATTATAAGTAACCCATGTTATGGCCCTGCCTTTTCTTTAAAGAAAAGATTAGAGCTTTATAGTAACAAGAAAAATACTGATTTTTCATTCTTGAGTGATTTAATTTGTAAAGAGGAGAAGTGGTTAAATAAGCAAGAACATAAAAAGAAATTTATTCTACAATTAGAAAAATTAGGCTGGAATATTTCTTTTGAAGAATGGACTGAGTTTATATATCAAAAAGTTGATAATACTATAATTAAAAGGTGGCTTAATCAGGGAAGTGAGTATCGAGAAATTATTCTCGAAAATTGTGAGGAAGAAACATTAATTCGATTGCAAGAATTATTTAAAAGATTGGATGGCCAGACTATAAAACAGAAGCTTATACATACTAAATTTCTTGCTAAGAATAGTAATTAATCAACGCAAATTATTGGTTTACATGTTATCGAATCTTCATCTAATGCAATTGCATACGTCCATTGATCATAATTTTGTTCGTAAACTTTTACTTTGTGACCAAGTTTTTTATGATGTGCAAATGATGATTTATTCTTCCAAATCCATTGATTGATATTATTCGCTATTTTCCCTCTCTGCCATTTAACTGCGGCTTCTTTTATTACCCATCTTTTAAGTACTAGTTCTTTTGCTTGGCATGGCGATAAATTTTCTATTTCGTAATTCTCATATTGAGTGAAAAAACGTTTTGATAATTTATAAGCTTGAATTTCTCTATCCTTTCTTTCAATATCAACCCCAATTTTTCCTGAGGACCATCCAATTAATAAAGCATCAGAACAGTGACTCATACTGATATTCCCCCATCCTTCCGCCAATAAAGGCGGTTCTCCAGGATCGGCTTTGAGGGGTATATCTAGAGGACCTAATCCTGTAATGTTGGACATGACATGTCTTAGGCAGCCTCTAGAAAAATGATAAATCAAACCTCTGCTTGGTGCTAACTTTTGAACCCATTTTTTTTCTTCGCTGCTTATTGGTAAAAGTTTTGATGGCATCAAAAAAAGCCAAAGACCTAGTACTCTTTTATTGTTTAGTTGAGTTGTTATCATGACTCTCTGTATAGGCGATTCTGCACCAGATTTCACTCTTCCTAATCAAGATGGTGTGAATATCAGTCTCTCATCATTCCAAGGATCGAGAGTAGTAATTTATTTTTATCCAAAGGATGATACTCCTGGATGCACTAAGGAAGCTTGCAGTTTTAGAGATAATTGGGAGCTTTTCAAATCAAACAATATTCAAGTTTTAGGAATTAGTAAGGATGCCTCAAAATCGCATATAAAGTTCATTGATAAACATAAATTACCTTTTACACTTTTAACCGATAGTGACCCATGTCCTGTTGCGGCATCATACGAAAGTTATGGCTTGAAGAAATTTATGGGTAGAGAGTATTATGGAATGATGAGACACACTTTCGTTGTAAACAAAGACGGGAAAATTGAATTAATATACTTAAAAGTAAAATCAGATAATATGGCTAATCAGATTTTAAATGATCTTAAATTGAATTAATTTTTTTGTATACATCAATCATTCCTTCTAGAACTAGATTGGGAGAATGATTGATGTCAATGTTTGTATTTTTGAGTTCATTTAATATGATTGGAGCATCACCTCCGCACATCCATATAGGTAATTTAGTCTCCTCAAAAAGTGTTAAGATTAATCCTATTAGCGCATTCATTGACCCTCTTATCATTGCATTATGAGTCTCATATTGAAATGTTTCAGTTGGGATTTTTTTAACAATGGGAGTTTCTAAATTCATTGCACGGTTTGACATTGAAGATAATTGAAGGCTGAAACCGGAAATTAGTTGGCCCCCAATGAATTCTCCTTTGTTTGATACTTTTGTGACGCTTAATATTGTTCCTGCGTCTATCACAATTAAATCTTGTTCTTTGCTTTTTAAAAATGATTGTTTTTTAAAAGCACTCCATGAAGAAAGAGCTCTGTCAATTCCTAAATTAGTTGGAAGATTGTTTAGGGGAACATTGTCTAAAGTTATTTCTTTTGAAGGGCATAATTTAATATCCTCAGGGATGGGACCAACGGAGGCCCAAGTTAATTGAGAATAATCCTTATCTTTAAATTCGATTGGATTTGGTGAGGTATGAAAATATTTCCAATCTTTTTTAACTTTGTTTGCCCAATGCCATCTTGTATTGCCAATCATTAGGAAATTTTCTTCTGAGTACACGAGTTTATTCCTTGTTATTACGTATTTAAATGGATTCCACATTCTTCACTGAGACCTCCAAATCTCGTTGACCTTCCTTTGGTATTAGTATTTTCTGCTCCGCTTGAATGCCAATCTCCTACAGTGGAATAACCTTGTTCAAATAATGGATGTTGAGGTAATTTATTTTTCTCCATGTAATAGAAAATATCTTTTTTAGACCAGGTTAAAAGTGGTCGGAGCGTTAAACGTTCTCTAATGCAATCGATATTAGACATTGATTGTCTGTTCTGGGTTTGGCCTTTTCTCACGCCACTTGCCCAGCAGAGAACGTTGAGGTCTGAGAAGGCTTTTTCAAGAGGTGCAACTTTCCGAATCTGATGATATTTATCAAGATCTTTTTGTACTCCTGTTTCCCACAGACGACCATTTAAGGCCTCCATTCTCGCTGGAGATACGGGACTTTGGGCAATTACTAAATTTAATTCGAAAAGTGTTGTTAATTTTTCTGCGTAATCATATGTTTCTTTTGGCAAATAGCCAGTATCAACCCAAATAACTTTTGGCTTTTGACTGGATTTCAATTCCTTCGTCATGTGAAGCAAGACAGCGGATTGGATCCCAAAACTTGTGGTAACAACAAAGCTCTCATCAAATTCCTCAAAAGCCCATTGAAGTTGATCCTGAGGGGAGAGTTTCTCTAGATCTTTGCTTGTCTCATTAATTGATTTCATCAGAGCAGGTTGAGGCAATTGAGCGGCGTTTCTCAAATCATTGATGTAATTGTCTTTAGATTCTTTCTTCATGTTTGAGTTTTGAATGCCGAATTAGTCAAAGTTTGTTTAGGGTCTTTGAAATCATCTTAGATCCAGTCCATATGGACTTGAACAATTTGAAATCTGATCCAATTGTTGTTGTTGGTGGTGGCTTCGGAGGACTCTCCACTGTCCAAGCATTATTAGCTCGGTCGAATGGAATACCAATCATTTTGATTGATCAAAGCCCAAGATTTCTTTTTAAGCCATTGCTTTATGAATTATTAAGTGGTGAGCTTCAATTATGGGAGGTTGCACCTAAATATTCTGCTTTAGCTTCAGAATTAGGATTTATTTTTTTAGAAGAGTGTGTTGTTGAAGTTGATGGACTAGAGAGAAAGTTAATTACTTCATCGGGGACTGAAGTTACATACTCTCAACTTGTCATAAGCACTGGAGTAACAACTGATTTTTCTCTTCTCCGAAATTTGAAAGAATATGCGTACGGTTTCTCTAGTTTGAATGATCTCGTAAGAATTCAAGAGTTAATAATCTCAATCAATAATTCTTCTAACCACTCCGATCCTTTGATTATCGCTGGAGCAGGACCAACTGGTGTTGAGCTCGCATGCAAATTATCTGATTTAGTTAATAACAGAGTAGACATATATTTGGTTGATAAAGGAAATAAAATTTTATCTAAATCCAAATCTTTTAATAGGGAAAAAGCAATAGATGCAATAGCTGAGAGAAATATCAAGATTTATTTGGAACATTATATTCAATCAATAAATGAAAATATTATAGAACTTTCTACTGTTGAGACCGAAAGAAATAATTCTCTAAAAATTAATTATTCTGGCTTGTTGTGGACTGCTGGGTTAAGCCCTTGTCGGTTACAATTTATAGATCATCTTTTAGATGAAAATAAGAAGATTAAAGTAAACAAATTTTTGCAAATAAAAGAATATCAGAATATTTTTTTTGTTGGAGATATCGTATTTTGTGAGGACGATCCTTTTCCTTCTTCAGCTCAAGTAGCAATGCAGCAGGGTTTTTTAACAGCTCAAAATATTATTTCTCTAAGAAAAGGCAACAAACTTAAATCATTTCAATTTGAAGATCTTGGAGAAATGTTGAGTCTAGGTATTGGAAATGCATCAATAACGGGTTATGGAGTTACTTTGGCAGGATCTCTTGCTTTCAAAATAAGGCATTTTGCATATTTAATGCGAATGCCAGGTTTTTCTCTATCTTTGAAATCTGCAGGTTCTCGGTTATTAAGTAAAAAATAATTAATCGTTTATTTTCTCAATATCCTCAGTTCCTTTTCACAGTATTCTTAAAATCAATACTTGGACAGAGTCAGTTGAAAAGGTTATTAATTAAATAATATGAATGAGATATTCACTGTCTTAGAGAATCCCAAAGCTGTCATAACTTTGGCAGTGTTAATTATTGCTGTTTTTTTGTTCGTAAGCAGTGCGCTAGCTCCTGAACTGACTGGACTTTTGAGCGTTGCATTATTGATGGCTACAGGAGTTCTTTCCCCTCAAAAAGCATTGGCTGGTTTTGGAAGCCCTGCGTTGATTACATTGATGGGTTTATTTGCTGTTTCTGCGGCACTTTTTAAAAGTGGTGCCCTTGATCGTTTAAGGGAGTTAATTGCTTCTGACAGTATTCGAACTCCGCGCAGATTGATCGCTTTGCTCGGATTAGTTGTTGCTCCTGTCTCAGGTGTCGTTCCCAATACTCCTGTGGTTGCTTCACTTTTACCAGTAATCGAAGCTTGGTGCGTCAAGCGAAAACTATCTCCATCACGTGTATTGTTACCATTATCTTTTGCGACAGTATTAGGTGGGACTTTAACTCTTTTAGGCAGTTCAGTGAATTTGTTGGTCAGCGATATTAGTGATCAACTTGGTTACGGTCCCTTTGATTTATTTACTTTTACAGCAATAGGAGTACCTATATGGTTATTTGGGACAGCATATATGTTGCTGGCTCCACAATCTTTATTGCCAGATAGAGGGAGAATTAGCTCAGAGTACGGAGGAAGTTCGGATCAAACTGGTTATTTTACCGAAGTCACAATTCCTTCTGATTCTGAACTTGTTGGACATTCATTGAGAAATAGCCGCTTACAAAGAAGATTTGATGTTGATGTTCTAGAAATACAGCGAGAGAATGAAATACTTTTACCACCTTTGGCCGATCGGATAATTCAGTCTGGTGATCGGTTGTTGATAAGAATTACGCGCTCTGATCTTTTGCGTTTAAAACAAGAACATACTGTTCAGTTAAATAAAAACTTAAGTATTGAAAAAAAATTTTTTCTGTCCAACATTGATGAAAGCCAACAAACGGTAGAGGTTCTTTTACCAGCTGGTTCAACCTTGGCTGGGGCAAGTTTGCGTGAACTGCGATTTAGACAAAGACACAATGCTACTGTTTTGGCCTTAAGACGAGGTCAGCAAACTGTTCAAGAGAGATTGGGGCAAGCAATTTTGAGAGAAGGAGACGTATTACTCTTACAAGCTCCAAGAGATTCAATTCGTGGATTACAGGATAGTAATGACCTTCTTGTTTTAGATCAATTTGAGAATGATCTACCCACGGTTACAAGAAAACCGATAGCAATTGGCATCGCAATCGCAATGTTGATTATTCCCTCAATTACTGACTTGCCTCTAGTAGCCTCAGTTCTAATGGCAGTGATTGCTATGGTCTGGGGAGGATGTTTAAGACCCGCAGAGGTACAAAGATCAATCCGACTTGACGTCATTCTTTTGCTTGGATCTCTTTCTAGTTTTAGTGTCGCAATGCAGACCACTGGTCTTGCTGATGCTTTTGCCAATATTTTAATTTTAATATTAGAAGACTTATCTACTTATTCAGCCTTACTAGTAATTTTCCTCTCTACTACAATATTTACTCAATTTGTTAGTAATGCTGCTTCAGTGGCTCTTTTGGCGCCAATTGCTGTTCAATTAGCCCCAAGTATGGGGCTACCTCCTTTAGCTTTATTGATAACAGTTCTTTTTGGCGCCAGTCAATCTTTTCTTACTCCTATGGGTTACCAGACAAACCTTATGGTATTTGGCCCTGGGCGTTATCAGTTTTTAGATGTCACCAGATACGGAGCTGGGTTGACCATCTTGATGACGCTTCTTGTCCCTGGGTTGATATTGCTAAAGTATGGTATTTCTTAAATATGTTGGATATGATTATTAACTTAGGAAAAAATTTAAAGCTTCCATTTGATTTTGATTATTTAATCTTTTCAGAATTAGTCTCAATCTATTTTCAAAAAAAGTGAGTATTAGGCAAGAAACTTATAGAAGGCTTACGGTTCCGCAGTTTACGGTGGTAACAGGTTTACTTGTGATTGCTTTTGGAACATTATTATTGGCTACACCTTTTTGTTCTAATGCAAATGTAGGTCTATGGGAGGCATTATTTACGGCAACTTCTGCTGTCACAGTTACGGGGTTATCTATTATTGATATAGGAATAGATTTGACATTTTTTGGACAAGTAATTTTAGCGATTATGTTGTTAACTGGGGGCCTTGGTTTAATGGCTATTACTACATTTTTGCAGGGCTTTATTGTTAGTGGAACAGAATTAAAAACACGTCTTGATAGAGGTAAAACTCTTGATGAATTTGGAGTCGGGGGTGTGGGTACAACGTTTAAAGGTATTGCGATTACAGCATCTATACTTATTTTTCTTGGCTCTATTACTTTATATTTTTTCGGCTTTAAAAATATAACTAGCTCAAGTGAAAGGATTTGGGCATCAATTTTTCATAGTATATCTGCTTATAATAATGCTGGGTTTAGTTTATGGTCAAGCAGTTTACAAGATTATAGAGGTAATTGGGTAGTGAATTTTGTTTTAATTACTTTAATTATATTAGGTGGTTTTGGATGGAGAGTAACTAATGATATTTGGATAAATCGTAGATCTTTAAAATTAAGAAATTTAAGTCTTCATACACGTTTAGTAATTAGATCATCTTTCATATTGATTGCTCTGGGATTCTTCGGATTGATTTTTACTGAATCGTTAGCTAGGGGTAGCTTCTTTTCGTTAATTAATTTCGATGATCGTATTTTAACCGCTTTATTTACTTCTGTTAGTTCACGAACTGCAGGCTTTACGAATTTGCCCATATCAATTGAAAGTGTCTCTGACTCTGGTCTTTTGTTGATAATGTTTCTTATGTTTATTGGGGCAAGTCCAGGTGGCACTGGAGGCGGAATTAAGACGACAACTATTGCTGCATTAATGGCAGCCACAAGAGCAACTCTACGTGGTCAAAATGAAATCATTATTCGGAATCGTCAGATATCTGACAAAGTAATTCTTAAAGCTGTTGGTATAACTGTTGGTTCATTTTTATTTGTGTTGATTATGGCTTTATTATTAAGTTTGAGTAATGGATTCAATAGTGGAGAGAATTTTTCATTTTTAGAAATGCTTTTCACTTGTATTTCTGCTTTTGCAACTGTAGGTTTTGATCTGGGCGTAACCTCTAAGTTAGGACATGTCGGTCAATTAATTCTGATTATTGGAATGTTTGTTGGCAGACTAGGAATCCTTTTATTCTTGAGCGCTGTATGGCAAGCTCTTAATAAAAGTAAGATTCAACATCGCAATCGAATTGGCTATCCGAAGGAGGATCTCTATGTTTAAGGAGGACAAATCATGAGTGATTGGTGGCAATGGTCTCCCATAAAAGCAAATCAGAAACTTGGGTTTGCTGTAGTTGGAATTGGTCGTTTTGGAAGCGCAGTTTGTAGAGAGCTATTGAGAAATGGTGCTGATGTTTTGGCTGTTGATTTCTCAGAGAAGGCAATAGAGGAATTACGTCAACTCGAGCCAACAATTGAAGCGAGGGTGGTTGACTCAACGGATGAAGAGTCTATGAAAGAGGCAGGTGTTCTTGAAATGGGGACTGTAGTAGTAGGCATTAGTGAGCCAATTGAAGCAAGTATTACGACAACTCTTATTGCTAAAGATACGGAGGGGAGTTTAGTTAAACAGGTTATTGCTAGAGCAACAAGTGATCTGCATGAAAAAATGCTCAAAAGGGTTGGTGCTGATCGGGTGGTATTCCCTTCAAGAATGCAAGGAGAAAGATTGGGCCTTGAATTGGTTAGACCGAATTTGATTGAAAGATTAGAACTCGATGATAAAACGGGTATTGATGAGATTAAAGTCCCTGAGGTATTTGTAGGACGTTCTTTACGAGATTTAAATCTTAGAAAAAATTATTTTGTTAATGTCTTAGCCGCTGGCCCTGCTCAACTATTAACTGTTAATCCTCCGGCGAAATATATTTTGGAAAAAGATCATGTCCTTGTAGTCATGGGTTCAATGGAAGATCTTCAAAAGCTGCCTCAAACTTAATCTATGCGTGTATTGGGTTTGATGAGTGGTACGAGTGCGGATGGAATAGATGCAGTTTTAGTTGATTTTACAGGTGATCCTTCAAGGCCAAAATGGCAAATTTTAAACACATTTTCTTATGAATATCCTTCATCAATTAGAGAAAAAATAATACAAGTAGGTCAAGGATTAAAAATTAGTAGCAAAGATTGGCTCGAGTTGGCTGAGGAAATTACTGAACTAAATGCTTTTGCTGCTCGTACTTGTGACCCTGATTCAACCGCAGAGGTTGTTGGATGTCATGGGCAAACTTTATTTCATAGAAGTGTAAAAAAATCTAAAAGAGGAGGAAGTCTTCAAATTCTTTTAGGACCTTTACTCGCAAATCTTTTAGATCAAATTGTTATTTATGATTTTAGATCTAAGGATATTGCTTCAGGTGGTCATGGTGCCCCTTTAGTAGCATTAGTCGATGAAGCTTTAGTTGGAAGGTTATATGGATGGAGAGGAGTCCTCAACCTTGGTGGAATTGCTAATCTTACAATTATTCCACCTAAAACTGGAATTGATAAAACTTCTCAATGCTTAGGCTGGGATTGCGGACCGGCTAATTCTTTAGTTGATTTAGCTGTTAAAGAAAGTACAAATTCATCTTTAACTTTTGATGAAAATGGATCATTAGCATCGCTTGGGATTCCTAAATTAGAAATCATCGATAAGTGGTTGAGGGATCCTTTTTTTTATCTAGAGCCTCCACGATCTACAGGTAGAGAACAATTCGGTTTTCAATACTTACAGAAAAGAAAAAAGGAATTGGGTGATATTTCCAAAGAAGATTTAATATCTACATTAACTACATTTACCGCGTCAATTATCTCTCAAGATTTAGATAATCTTTTTAAGCTTAAACAGATACGTTTAATTGAGCTTTTGGTTGCTGGAGGTGGAAGTAAAAATCTATTTTTAATGAGGCAACTACAGAAACAATGTTGTGGTGTTCATGTTCGTCCAATACATGAAATTGGTGTTCCATCGCAATATAGAGAAGCCCTCGTTTTTGCAACTTTATCTTGGTGGAACTTTTTAGGAAAAAAAGTTCACCCGAAGTACATCACAGGAGCAAATAAACCTATTTTATATGGAGTACGTGTTGATCCTTAAGTTAACTAATTTAATAATTAATCTCTTTTGAATTTTAATCTTTTCGGAATACCTTTTAATCTTTGTGTTTTTTGTTTTTCTAATGCGTTTATAAAATTTTGTGTTTTCATTTCTTTTGTTTCTAATTCTTTAGATGCTGAACTTTCTTTTAATTCGTGATACTTGACTCCTTCTTGAATTAAAACTTTGGCCATATTACTCACAGTTCTAGATTCTCTTTCGGCTAATTCTGACAGTCTTTCACATAAATCTTCTGGCAGAACAACTTGTATGCGGGGCGATTTTTGCTTCCCGTTAGATGAGTTTTGACGAGTAGCCATGCGTACAAAGAACTACCAAGTACTAATTAGTGTACACTTGTATGCAAGGGTAGTATCCTTGTGTATGATACTTACTAATCTGGCCAGTTTTGCCTTATCAACCTTTACTTAAAACTTTTTATTTTTAAAGGAGTATTACATGTCTAAGCCATCTCTTCCACAAGCATCTAAAGCTTTTTCTGCAAATGTTGTTGCCGATAAAGGAAATGTAAAACGACAAAGAAGGAAGAGTCGTAGTAATGGTAAAAATGGAGATGTTCTAATTTCCGCTGTTGTCAGTTCTTACCTATTGACTCATTTACACCATGTTTTACAAAGAGCGGAATATGGGGCTAGCAAAGAAGGAAGATCTTCTCAAGCTGCAAACTTTGCTCAACTCCGTAAAGTCCTTTGCATGGATGCTAGAAGTATGAAAGACGCGTCTGCTTTAGGTTTAAAGGAAAGTGATTTAGATACA from the Prochlorococcus marinus str. NATL2A genome contains:
- a CDS encoding 4'-phosphopantetheinyl transferase family protein translates to MPSKLLPISSEEKKWVQKLAPSRGLIYHFSRGCLRHVMSNITGLGPLDIPLKADPGEPPLLAEGWGNISMSHCSDALLIGWSSGKIGVDIERKDREIQAYKLSKRFFTQYENYEIENLSPCQAKELVLKRWVIKEAAVKWQRGKIANNINQWIWKNKSSFAHHKKLGHKVKVYEQNYDQWTYAIALDEDSITCKPIICVD
- the bcp gene encoding thioredoxin-dependent thiol peroxidase, which encodes MTLCIGDSAPDFTLPNQDGVNISLSSFQGSRVVIYFYPKDDTPGCTKEACSFRDNWELFKSNNIQVLGISKDASKSHIKFIDKHKLPFTLLTDSDPCPVAASYESYGLKKFMGREYYGMMRHTFVVNKDGKIELIYLKVKSDNMANQILNDLKLN
- a CDS encoding AAA family ATPase, translated to MSKDLFAFNGEQLIQNNAPLADRLRPQTLDEFVGQDHILAQGRLLRRSIVADKVGNLLLYGPPGVGKTTLARIIALNTLSHFSVVNAALAGIKDLRSEIESAIDRLNKFGKRTILFIDEVHRFNTAQQDALLPWVENGTLTLIGATTENPYFEVNKALVSRSRLFRLNSLNSKALHQLLQRALNDKKRGYGLKLINLASEAEDHLVDVCNGDARVLLNALELAVESTIANQDTSINIDLKIAEDSIQERAVLYDKKGDAHFDTISAFIKSLRGSDPDAALFWLARMLEAGESPRFIFRRMLIAAGEDIGLADPNAIVIVESCAAAFDRIGLPEGVYPLAQATLYLASTEKSNSVKAIFKAVQKVKDSQKQNVPSHLKDPNRDQESFGDGMGYRYPHSFSKNWVPQQYLPDTLLNEIFWEPTEHGWEGQRRSLLNERRSQQLASLIEVEQQNPLTITSGKVDNDLDKWLSRQVLQEGERLKHLMTKLWSGITWKKNHRVLVLAPSSLLWSLKPLREASEGGVVLAVSEDNHPKLLAELEVLAPMERPVLIDSKVESIKKLEDNLKFELIGGRIPWKVFSATNFFELWPILTEKCTENTELSLIISNPCYGPAFSLKKRLELYSNKKNTDFSFLSDLICKEEKWLNKQEHKKKFILQLEKLGWNISFEEWTEFIYQKVDNTIIKRWLNQGSEYREIILENCEEETLIRLQELFKRLDGQTIKQKLIHTKFLAKNSN
- a CDS encoding phosphoadenylyl-sulfate reductase — its product is MKKESKDNYINDLRNAAQLPQPALMKSINETSKDLEKLSPQDQLQWAFEEFDESFVVTTSFGIQSAVLLHMTKELKSSQKPKVIWVDTGYLPKETYDYAEKLTTLFELNLVIAQSPVSPARMEALNGRLWETGVQKDLDKYHQIRKVAPLEKAFSDLNVLCWASGVRKGQTQNRQSMSNIDCIRERLTLRPLLTWSKKDIFYYMEKNKLPQHPLFEQGYSTVGDWHSSGAENTNTKGRSTRFGGLSEECGIHLNT
- a CDS encoding type III pantothenate kinase: MYSEENFLMIGNTRWHWANKVKKDWKYFHTSPNPIEFKDKDYSQLTWASVGPIPEDIKLCPSKEITLDNVPLNNLPTNLGIDRALSSWSAFKKQSFLKSKEQDLIVIDAGTILSVTKVSNKGEFIGGQLISGFSLQLSSMSNRAMNLETPIVKKIPTETFQYETHNAMIRGSMNALIGLILTLFEETKLPIWMCGGDAPIILNELKNTNIDINHSPNLVLEGMIDVYKKINSI
- a CDS encoding alpha-D-glucose phosphate-specific phosphoglucomutase; amino-acid sequence: MFSTEFTQLTVKLNSPFTDQKPGTSGLRKSTLQFEETHYLESFIESILCSLPGVRGGVLVVGGDGRYGNKRAIDIIIRMAAAHGIQKVITTVDGILSTPAASNLIRINKAIGGIILSASHNPGGLEGDFGVKLNGSNGGPASESLTDEIYNYSKNLKEYKIIKCQSNNSFSLGKYKLASMIVEIIDGIDDYLDLMKRIFDFDLISSYINNDFPIVFDALNAVTGPYAKRLFVDHLGATAETVRNGIPLEDFGGLHPDPNLTYAKDLADLLLKGNLFSFGAACDGDGDRNMILGRGCFVNPSDSLAILAANYDCVPGYAKGLSGVARSMPTSSAVDVVAKHLGINCFETPTGWKFFGNLLDANQITLCGEESFGTGSDHVREKDGLWAVLFWLQILASKKKSVSEIMKNHWLFFGRHYYSRHDYESIPTEVANSLYSRLSNMLPTLIDESFAGRTIKNADDFSYTDPVDSSITLNQGLRILLDDGSRVLVRLSGTGTQGATLRVYFESFVPSDGDITQDPQLALDPLIKSIDSLAEISKRTGMSAPTVIT